The Maniola jurtina chromosome 3, ilManJurt1.1, whole genome shotgun sequence genome segment gctGTGTATAATGTGTGAGTGAAACAGGATGATTAGCACACTTCGTTTTCATTTCTATATTGGCATTAATTACACTACGGCCTTGCAATTTTCATGGATCAAAATCATTGAACTTAAATAAGGTTCACCTTGAGatatctagtaattaataaaacataCTCATTAACCCGCAAATCCAGATTTCCAATCCAAAGCCTTTTGTCACACCTTTCAGTTTGCTGGATAGGATCCAAATGTAGTGGAAGCTGTAAGAAAAacatagaaattaaaaaatgccACCTACCCTGttattttgattttcatttctgttGGCTTTATGACTGGGTTAGGATTCTAGCCCTCAAATTACACATACACAACAGAAATGAAGCCagtataataagtataacaCCCCCACACAAATGTCTAATGTAGGACTTTAAAAACACTAGTTTACTATGAGTTTACtcaactaaataaaatattaacaagAGAAATACAAACAGTAGCCTCTTCCATGATTTTCTTGTTGATTAGGTACCACAAGTTTCAATTAACAGCGCTAAAGTTTGATGGACTGTCACATTATCTACTAAACAAGCCCATATTCAGATtagttacaatttacaatactttttaagtaatttaaattaatttatcacaATTCCATTTATTTTCTatcgatttttaattttttttttaccacagACGAATTTACTAAATTACCAATCACAGATACAGACCAgagtattattttgtttttcaactagctttacggctctggattctagcatTTTGAGCCTAAACACATTTAACCATAATATACAAAACTAGTGTTTACAGTGTTTACAACTCTTCCCTTGGACTCTTTAGTTTGGGCGTGGTTTGGGCTAGAAAGAGCTGCACGTGCTGCTTAAAAACATTCACCGgtcaaaaagaaaatttttgatTGATAGATGTTTAATGATCGCCAAGATTAAATTACTTGGCCAAAGTCGTTGATTGACCTCAAAAACAAGAATCCACAGCTGCAAACTAGTTcaagaaactattttttttttgtccatGGTACTACAGTATGTCATATTTTGACTTTTGTGTGAAAAACAACATTTTGGATTGGAAATAACCAAAGAAGAAAACAAAATTCTCaaagatttttgtaaatttacacaattcgtatttattttaccttaaatgattaaataatttttcagttGTAAAGTATGACTGTTGCACAAAAAATGAAGAAGATAAACAGAAGAATCCCTGGTATTTTACCGCCACCTCCTAAAAGTGAAATCGATGGCAAAATCGAAAACCTATCCGCTAAATCCATTTCTGAATTAATGGAAATTCGAGATCGGCAGCTAAAACTTCTAAACAACAAGAGTTTCTTGAGAAAACTCGCGGATAAAGGGGCAAAGATTCAGGAATTTTATGACAAAATAGTTTTAGAAATAAAGGCAAAACAACAGGTAGAACAAACTTGTCGCCTATTCAACGATATGAGCATTACTTCTAACAAAGATTCAATACAAAACGTAGAATGGGAAGGTAAGATTCAAAGACATGAGAACACCTATTTGGATTCTGATGATGACAGTGAATCTGAAGATGCCTTGCACATAATAAGTCAAAACACTTCCCATGAAAAGAAAGTTAAAGTTTTACAGCCCGAGAAAGTATTGGTAACTCCTGAAGATCTGTTAAGTATAggtaagatttttaattttaggtagAAACTTCACATACTCAATGGTAAAAGTAAGCTGTAACTAGAACTTGGCCaacttattaggtacctaacacACCAAATTGAAATCCATTATTAGCACAAATGTCAAATTGTAAACCCAtgaaaaaatcttaattttttaattgtaaaaaatcaagaatttttccttaaactaacctaacttttatttttaaagaaaaatttatttttaataattgaaattttgaaattttaaaacaatttttttatatataaaaaaaattgttgaaatcAATTTTTCTTCCAGGTGAGACGCCTTACATAAAGAACATAGTTGAAAAAACTGAATCCAATATAAAACCTAAGAGCACTGGTCAATTTAAACCATACAAGACAACCATATCAGATGTACATAACCCAGATAAGGAAATACTAAGAAAACAGAATAAGCATTGGGAGGTGACTGCTGCGACACCACCTCCCATAGTGCATGGTCCCGCAAAATCCTTGACTTTAGAGGAATCCTTAAATCTTCAAAAGGAACATTATAAGCATATGAAAGTAGTTGAAGCACAACATGCAGCAGAAAAATTATTTGCTCGGACTGGAATAAAAATGGCTCAGTTACCTGAAGATAGTTCTAAGTTTGGAAACTACAGGTCTGCAGATAGTGATGATTCTAGATCTGATTCAGATGTAGAAGGTAGTGATAAAGAAATACTTGATGAAGAACCAGAACGAGGGGGTGTTGTCTTTACAGTTATGAAATAATGTGAGCTAGGCAAATAATGTAACAGttgtattaagtaaataaaataattttatataagtattcatttattttcaaattgtgATTGATAGCTTGatactttaatattttctttgctTCATGCTGCATTAATTTCATTAAGATTCATTTCAAAGTTCTCTTTATGAAATAAGATATTTTTgatatgacataatattataacatgatgcataatctatatccatactgatatattttaaatgtgtgtatctgtttatctgtctgctgTATTTTACTGATTATGACAAAATTttgttcagagatagcttgcatcctggagaatgacatagaCTATAAGTACTTCAAAGCCTGCccacaaagtttaaaaaaaacaaatccatgtggacgaaggcGCGGACATTATCTGTATAGTACTGAGTACAGATGAgagaatattatttacttatctgtggtactgaggtagcttcaaagaccttacacttactAACTGTAAGGTCTTTGGGTAGCTTGCGTACCAGTGACGTACGTTACCACTTTTTCTCCATTTTATCTCGCCGAAGCACCTAAGACCAAAGACTACAGTGTACAAAAGAGAGACCACCTTGAGAACCAAGTCGTGCTCATCATCGagttattatattttgcttCCTGCCTTCTATAAATCTTCAGCTTTATTAATCACCCCTGCAATTACTgtataatatacattttttcCTGTGGTAATTTCCTGTCTCaccataaaaattattaaatcattatttttcattCCAATAGCcttgcttaaaaataaaataccggcTCGTACAAATCGTTTCACGTAAAAAAGCCTTTGGAAGATAGTGGTAGATACAGTGTGCATGGAGTTTTTCAAACTCTGGTAggtataggcttgcgcttgactgcaatcaccaAATAGTAGCCGACGGTGTAGTCTAAGGTGGAACCCGcctgcctattcactcttcttttgactTACCTATATTAAAGCTGACGGGGAAAATGGAAGcgggaagggcattccatattcgaGCAGTGCATTTTAGAAATGAAGCGATTCGCTTCGTATGAGTCCGTTGAAGTGGTGCGGAGTGCAGTCCGTCACAATACCTCGAGATGGGTACCTACATGATTGTATTCTCTCCAAGAGGATACAGCAAACGAAGCATTGTACCTATTCTCTCCAACAGGATACACAGGAAGCAAAAAATTTAGTGACGAACTAATGCGTGATGGCCAACACAACCGCGCCGCCCGGCCCTCGCGCTTCCTTTAGGAACTTACCTACTAagactgtttttaacccccgacccaaaaagaggggtgttataagttttacgtgtgtatctgtgtatctgtctgtggcaccgtagcgcctaaactaatgaaccgattttaatttagttttttttgtttgaaaggtggcttaatcgagagtgttcttagctataatccaagaaaatcggttcagccgtttgaaagttatcagttcttttctagttactgtaaccttcacttgtcgggggtgttataaaattttaatttacacttgttattatttcatgggtaggtaggtagatatgtgAACTAGAGAAGTGGCAAGGGAAAGGATTTGGTTCCAGGTTTAGTCAGTAATTATTTCTAACTAATCTCTGTATCGTAGATGCACAACAATCACACATATTCTTGAAAAGTAGGTAAGCAACAAGTGAAAGTTCCACGAATAATAATCAACTTTAATTCTCAGCATTTTTGGCTtagaaatacttaattaaaacagTTACGTGTGTCTACTTTAGTTTGGGCTCTACTTATTATAATAGGggggttaggtaggtaggtaggtagttgggTAGATATTCATTTAAATGCGGTGATAAGTAAGCGGTTAAGACGTCGCGTCGGTCTCCTGTTCGGATATCCAGAGTTCGATTCCGGACCGTGCGGGTCTCTGAAGTTATGCTTTTTGggcaattaaatattacctttaacggtgaaggaaaacgaaaaacctgcataccatacctgagagttctccataatgttgtcaaaggtgtgtgaagtcttgtCAATCCACACATGACCAACGTGGTattgtcattctgagaggatccCGTGCCGTCCCGTCCCGTGAAAATCACTCATTCAAAGttggtacaattgtactccttttgatggtcgaaattgttaaatttgtacgatatagtggtgataattaattacgtaacttaaaactaaagctacgagggttccaaacgcgcccaagtctgagatgagcccacaacaaactcggcCGGGTATGATGCCTGCGATGAGTTGTACCTATTATGAACCTATATAATAGTAGTAGGTAATCAGTATGATTGTAATGTATACCTATCCAAAGTAGGTAAAGTGCTTCAATAAATATGAACTAGCAACTAGACAACTAGATATTCGCATTCCTCAAACCAAACCACTGAGCCATAGAGGCTCAATAACCCGCGCATGCCTCTAGCCTTCACTAATAAAACGCAAGCGCTAACTATGTCGATTGTTTACCTACAAAAAATCTTCCCACCATGCTCCGGTCCTAACCAAACCTATGAACCAGCTGTAAACTAGTCAATCTAGAATCGTTTTGTATCAAACAAAGCTTGCACGCACTGCACAcgtaaacaaagataaaatacaacattcGAGTCCGCGCGCGCGAGGTTATCGTACGCTTGTTTTGCTGCGAAGCGTGTATTAAATTAGTGCATcggaatattttattatatttgtgaAATGGCACCGGTTTCTAACTCGGTTGTTGGTATTGATGATGACCAGCGCTTTGCCCTGATGAAGGTACGTCTTTGTGAATACCTAATTGTACCTAGGTAAGATTATTTATCTGGGGAAATGTGTAAATGACATTGCATTCCGTAGTTTTCCGGTACTGTATTGAATTGTTGCTGCATCGACGTTTTAGCTGCAGACGcagaattatttaaatttaatttaataacagtctgtagatattattttgttccGAATAACATTGCAATATTATAAGGCAAATACGCAAgtttccttttttagggttccgtacctcgaaagggaaaaaaggaactcttataggatcactttacagtctgtctgtctgtctgtcctttgttccgtctgtcaagaatagAATATCAAAATAGAGTACACACTACACACGTACAGAAGGGTTCATgcagggttccgcactcggctatttttccaacattttgcacgataaatcaaaaactattatgcataaaaataaataaaaatctgttttagaatgtacaggtaaagccctttgatatgataccccacttggaatagttatcttactttgaaaattgaaacactttttttttaatgatgtaaccacaaatttgcggttttcagatttattcctgtacttgtgctataatacctacctacctgccaaatttcatgattctaggtcaatgggaagtaccttataggtttcttgacagacacgacggacggacggatggacggacggacggacagacagacagacggacagacagacaacaaagtgatcctataagggttccgtttttccttttgagggacggaaccctaaaaaggagctAAAATCGAATCTGAATCAAAGTAGTGTGATAGTACCTTAGTAGTTAGGCGCCCCGGGGTCAATGCCCCGCCGTAGGTGTGGCCTTGACcttgagttttgcacgctatacattgcgggtttcaaaaatactaaatcactaataAAACTACGAGTAATAAGGCAATTAGTATTGTCGATTGGGTCTAGGTAGTAATAAGAGCGCTAAGTTTTTATTAGCTTTccaattacaccctgtatacgtACGAAAGATTATTATgagattatcatcatcaaaaaataattaaattgatttcGAAATCATTTCATATCCTACTTACGTGGAAACTTTCTATCTATCTTGATTGTACCTATCTATCATATGGGAATAACAAAAATAGCAGTAGGTAATAattacctaaatacctactagaATATAATTAGAATAGGCATAACCTTTACGTCTCTATGGAGTGTAGGCACTGATGGCTGGCAAAAttgaacaacaaaatataattcgTCGAAAAAATATCACTTTAATATTACTAGGTTACCCAACAATTTGGTAATCCCAGGacataagtaaattattaaaacaggATAAGGATTATAGTTTTAGGTGTGAGCATACGAGTTTTTGTGTGGAATAATATGTAGTCAGAattatattaaatgttttaATCCTATAAgcacacaaaatattattataatttttaatttgttttattgaaCTTAAAGAAAGTAAATGTCATTATTTTTGCTACATTCAGTGACACAAAAACCAATTATATAACTACATGTGCAAAAGTATGCATGTAGGTATACTACATAGTTACATcataatttaaatgtttttatttatttatttagtatatAAATTCATTATTTCTGTTACATTCACTAccaattatataaaattattacatatgcaaaaagtatgtatgtatactacaaacattataatttaaatgtttaatttatttattgagcataagtaagtatatttattcttatgtatgtacctactacctattatataaaagtataaaataaaacattaagtaAGTCGTTGACTTGAGATTGAGACCTTTATAATATCTGTATTTTTAGCACCGGCGGATATAATGTGTAACAAAAAATACCAAGTTACCTAACTATTTCAAGTTTAATAGAGAAGTTTAAGAAttaattcaatattattttatttttagagaaCACAAAACAGACCTCTTTATGTAGCGTAGGTAGGTTCAGTTTTTACATCACAAATACCATACGTGACTTTGTTGCGATTGCTTGGTTTATTTATTCACTAAGTAATTTTTATGATGTTGTGTTATATGTATATAATCacatcatattatgaaaatcataatataacaatgtagctcgtaataaaaattaaataaaatcttaagttattttttatagCTTGTAATAACCTAGGGACTTGCTACGTGCAATTATAGGTTTGGCATATTTATTACATACAACATAGTTCGCAAGCTAgtttgtaattaaaaaacttgtaactttaatgttaaaattaattttttttcttgagGTATAGGTTTTAAAGTACGATTCGCCAATTTACTTTACAGCTGATTTTCAGGAATTCCCGTAtaattttgaacaaaatattattttaaatacatagtatATATAAAAAACTTGTCCTAAACATAACTAGAAAATCTTATGCCCATTTTCCACGGTATTAATTATTCTTAAATTGGGTTATGAAATCTGCCTCTCACTTAGCCTTAATGCACATATTGCGTTGAGCGCCCATCTCTACGTTCATACTTATTATGTATCATTTAAATTAGGAAACTTAAAGTTAGGAAGGCATTTATTTCTGTAAACAGAATTCGGGATCTTTAACCAAATCGAATATTCCTTAGCAAGCTCATCAAAAATAGGCGCCTTGTTAGTTGTTATCACATTTGTTTTCTCATTGTACTTAATTTGTATTGTAAGTGTAACAcaacactacctatttgtaaacCAGTAACTGCGTTACAACAGCGGCACCCAACAATGCTCCCAATCTTGGTATCTGACGCCTGTGTCGCCTTTCATGGCCGACAATTGTCGCTGATGCGTTGCGAATAATAATCGTTATAATATTGCGCATTAGATCTGCTTATAGAACATCAAACATATTATGTGTCCTccttcatatttttttgtattatttgtgACTTCCTTCAAACATCTATTATAACGTAAAACGCTATGTTACTTACTTCCTGAATGAGTGTTTTTTTTGGTCTGGGACTGTAATGTTCTAACTAATATTGGAGACACTGCCGAAGACTTACCTATTTTTAGGCTTTTTCGTCAAACCATTTGTATCTTTAGCCACACTGAGTCTAGCAATGACACTAAAGGCTTACTTATGTATCTCCTATTATAAACAAAAGGAAATAGAAAACATACGTCTAAGTAGTACCAACCTAATTACTTATAACATTACGAAGTCGGGATACAAAACTTGAATATGCAACCAACACTTTCCCTACTTAGGTATTTCAACTTTCCATTTTCTTTAGATATCCTAATTCCTACTAATGTTGCCCGCAATTTACTTTACAAAGATACGTGGTAGATATCTTTCAAAATTACGTACATTAAAATAACATTAgcaacaaacattttttttattttctcctATTCTTTAGGCTCCGTCGAACGGTAGCCGTTCGGAGAGGAGACACTAGCTATTACCACAGTTTAACCTTTTCAAAAATGCACAGTTCAtatttataaataggtaggtataatattttatgtagtttttcaaaactaaaaaatattatttttggaaaaattaatacatatgaataataatttatctaactACTTACTAGGTATAAAATAAGTTAATGGTGttgttaggtacctatgtaatttGTCATTGTTggccataatattttttttttaaatcgtggCCATGGACGTGTGTTTCCGCCGTTGAAATATATGATTGTATGTTAATATttgtgtattaaaaaataattactgtCGCGTACTAAATAGGTACATGGGTTGTGGGTACCTATCTTAACTTTAGAggga includes the following:
- the LOC123881177 gene encoding uncharacterized protein LOC123881177, which gives rise to MTVAQKMKKINRRIPGILPPPPKSEIDGKIENLSAKSISELMEIRDRQLKLLNNKSFLRKLADKGAKIQEFYDKIVLEIKAKQQVEQTCRLFNDMSITSNKDSIQNVEWEGKIQRHENTYLDSDDDSESEDALHIISQNTSHEKKVKVLQPEKVLVTPEDLLSIGETPYIKNIVEKTESNIKPKSTGQFKPYKTTISDVHNPDKEILRKQNKHWEVTAATPPPIVHGPAKSLTLEESLNLQKEHYKHMKVVEAQHAAEKLFARTGIKMAQLPEDSSKFGNYRSADSDDSRSDSDVEGSDKEILDEEPERGGVVFTVMK